From Camelina sativa cultivar DH55 chromosome 5, Cs, whole genome shotgun sequence:
atttttttatttaaactttcgattaattataattaacaaaaatatgcactaaatgaatattttaaaataaaaaattgaatttatagGATTTAAAATAGTGATGGGTCTAGAGACTTTGAATGAAATAGTGTTGGACCTACAGATTTTGGATGAAATTTAGTTgatcagtttgtcatttgtatgattgtttaaagggcttattaaaatctgtaaagcccacaaaatttaaaaagaagtGGCTGACGTGGCATCTGAGGTGGCAGGTGGGTCTAGATTTATTACCCGCACGTTGTGCGGGActacaattattttaattattaatactaaccgttgaatataattataatttttcagtatgaaaatataaatctatatagatatcagttttattttattaagtgaTATATAacttatctatttattttaacatgTTTTCACAATTAactctttctttacttttcgGTATACATTCGTCATCTCTTGCATCTATTCTCTTTTCACATTCTATTATCTCACTTATGAAATATTGATTATGAAGacatattataactatttttcatCTTCCAATACTTTTTTATCGGTTGAGTGATTATTATTTACTAACAAAGAcgtaaatttttttagataatatACCCACTCTTTCTCGCAAAGTTTCTTGAACAGGGTTATATACTACTACATGTAAGCTTTGCTTCGTAGTAATAAAACTCATAATTTGACTCGTTTTTATCTGTAAACATCAtattataacatcaaatattacattttaccttaactgtttgacaaaagaaaaattatgttgacatatataacctttttactttaaaatatatatagtctacGATGGtttatacaatgtttttttttttgattctccTAATCTACTAAATTATAAGATTACTCTAACTTTTAAATCTATGTATTTATCtgaaaatagattttttttttaattttaattaaaattttacaatctaCCACTACCATCGTATTTGGTTTTTACAAATAACTTTTTCAAATTCCTTCTTAGtaattttcactattttttttgtgtgtgtgatgttCAGAATAAGttatatttaatatgttttatttcaaataatcTTTTGcatttctcttaaatatatacattatcttaatttttgagcacttgattaattctttttatatatttttgtttaatcattattcatattttactttgatatgtttttgttgtattttttttttcattttgttttggtttatatttaatttttgaattattttaaatatatggttgtttttaataataatcaaaacatTACACAATATGTAatcattattcatattttactttgacttttttttgttgtatttttcaatttgtttctggtttatattttagttttgaattattttaaatgattacttttaataataataaaaatattacacacATAAGTGAATTAATTGATGTATTAACTTTAGATTTAATGTTCTTtgatattttgaattaatttattaaaattaaaaataaaaagtgatgaggtggaggaaggagaagagagaaaagccaactttatatatatagattgataATACTTAGATAGGCGCTAGGGATGTCAAACGGCACTATGGGCTAAACCGGTCCAAATTATAATGTCCGGTTAGTTGTTACACTCAAAATTGAATTGAAGCGGACATATGGGTTCAAAAACCAATCTACCAGGGtttcttaatttgagagaacttttgttctttcttttatttccttttcctcaAAAATGAGaattttcgtttatttaaaaaaaaaaaaaacaaaataatagaataaaattttatagaattatttatcttttaaaaataataatttcaacgcgtagataattaaaaatgtcaaatggtaaaaaatatgcaaaagatgtgTCATTCTTCGTTAATCATCATACATTGAATGTAAAACAGTAcaaatcttcttataattaaaagaggagtttcatttttaaaaatgactGAAATCATCACGGTATTTACAGCAATTGCCACTCAATTTCACAAAAAGGAAAGCGTTTCTGGAAATCGGGAAGGGTACAATTGTCTGAAATCATATTTGCGACATTACCCGACCCGTTTCTGAGGGGATCCGCGCTTTTTTAAAAGAAACCCGGATTTGTGATAGTTGGGCTACGCGGAAATAGCAAACAcctatttaaaaaacaaacaaaaaggccGGCAATTGGacaataatttcaaataaaCTTTGGCCCAACATTACAAATTGTTTTAATTATCGATTACCAATAAACCGTAAATTTCGCCCacccaaaaaaagaatatgCTATATATTCGACTACTTACTAACATCCTTAATTTTTCATAATCATCATTCAATCAATCCCTAAAATTATTGCATCGTAATAtcacaaaatctctaaaaattaGTATCAAATAATCTAAACTTCCCTTAATTCAATGCTAATTATGCGAATAATCCTTTTTTGTTAATCGTATCAAAGATTTTGTGCTTGCACACGAAGTCTATCATTTATCGATTCTAACATAAACAATAATGTGTCAATTACCTATAAATATCCTCATGAAATGCATAGAACAAATCATCACACATTCACCATTTCTCAAATACAAGCGTTGAATCACCATTTCTCAAATACAAGCTTTGAACACACATACCTCGGAATGGCTGCATCCTACACCTTCCTCCGAGACAGGGTTCAAGCCTTACAAGACTTCGTGAAAAGTGCAAATCAGGGTTCTTCATACCTCGAAgacatataaaaaatgtttggtGAAACCTTTGACATGGTACTCGCAAAGATCTTATATTGTTGTATACGTACATACACATTAATTATACATGTTCATAAACCTAACCTACTGTTATGTTATTTTCAGGGTACAAAATTGACGCTTCTGCGAAAAAGGATCTGATGAACAGGTTCTTGATATTCAATAGGAGAAGTCATGCAagtaaaatttgaatttaatattcGAATGTACCATCTGATTCTATATGAAATGTTGAGATTTAGAGGTTAGAATCCACTCTGACCTCCTTATCATTCTATGCGAGAGTTGGCAGATCGTTATGAACTTGAGAGACGAGTAGAGTGAGAGAACCAGCCAAAGTAGCAGCATTCATTGACAGGAAAATGACATCATCTCTTTTAATTTCAGTCAACCTGCATGTTTGTTTGGGGCGTGAGTCTGACAATATAGTAATATACCCATCTAAATGTCTACACTTTATTATTGAGAAACCATCATAAGTACATttgtaagatttttatttatttaacctAAAGCCTAACTGTTGTTGTTTCACTACCATAGATACTTTGGATCCTCAATGATAATATTAACCATTGGTGAGTCCATGTTTATAACGAATTTAGTTATATGATAAACAAGATAAGATGATAAATTGCATTTCTAAATCAAATGTTTGAGtatatttatcattttactAATATATGTAGTAgtaatttcacatattttataagattggaTCTCATTTTAGACTTATCTGAATAATTTTGTAAGTAATGAGAACATGCAGCTCAAAAagactaacttttttttgtcaaactatgAACTGACCTGACGACCACTTTTTAGAtgaaaattcatattttaagtgatttttgGACGTCTCAGTTCGGCTGATTTTGTTTTCGCCccaacacaaaatataataaatcttatatttaatcttataaattaGATCATTATTATGTAACAAATGTCACCCTAAATTGTTGTTGGCGGTAGCTAGATCATATCTAAATGTTTTACCTTTTAGATTctaaattaaaccatatttaaaTATCAGCATTTAAATTAAACTTACAAGTATTAtgatacataaattaaattataagtaCCATtgttaaataacaaatattatgatTCAATCTTAGACTAGAATTATTACAAGTGTTGAGAGTTAAAAATATGGTTTCCAAAAATATTGTACTcagatcatgttttttttttaaatatcgctaattttatgttttgttcttataTTTAATCGGATCTCGATCAAAagatctttttttaaaaacgggtcatgtaatttgtgttttttttttgcaaatagcACTaggattttacataattaataattttaaatggttatcactttttaaaatatactatcaTTACTTTTTCTATTGTAAtagttttcatgattaaaaatgtaaatgacattaaataacaaaatatatgatcatcttttattttctaaaatatagtaAACCGAAAATTTTGTACTGCGATGTATTGCATGTTAATTAGTATCCACATTTAGACctattaattaaactaaaaagtGTTGGACGGATGCACACAGATCTAAATATTtcaatagaaataaatatattttatttatactatcGTAGGATAATTTTCATTGggttaaaaatctttaaatctgTTGCGGGATAGATCTAGCCTAACGGGGTTAAACTATTACACCAACactaaaaattttaacttttttcttatactatatatttataaccaTAGTTTGGGATGAACTAAGTTACAAATTCTAtccatatttattatatgaactacaaaatacaCCAACACATGACAGAAAAATGAATATTGTACCATTCCAATAAAgactttaaaaatttttaaatatatatattaaaaatacaatatgaTTAAATCGTTCCGCGGTTTACCGCGGGTTCAATCCTAGTTAGATGTGAATCATGAAACACTGAAAAATCAGttttataaaattgcaaaaattcTCATTTTCGAATAAGAAAAAACTccattaaaaccataaacacaaactattttttgAATTCTCGTTATGAAGTAATGTATATGTATGGAgtcacaaatataaaactttttaatgattttgtatCAAAATACTTAAGAATTAGGTATGAACTTAGTATGAATTTTTAGTATGTTGagtataaatttatatgttaAGCAAGACTTTACAAGCTTcttgtataattatgtttataaattccGTGGATAGTCCAGTTAGTCATTGTCATAATTGGGTCCCCAGTAAACTCTTCAAGTGCTCCAAGTCTTTAGCAGTGTGCATAGTCACATCAGATATATGACCATCCAGACCCTGGAGAGATGCATGTAAATGATCACCAACTATGTTTGTGTCCCTCTATCTATAGATAGATTCGTTCATGGGTTAAGCAAAATGAGAGATATGTACCTGGATGGTTAGAGTTTCAAGCATAGGACACTGCTTAAGCAGCTGCGGCAGTAGTCTCCAACCTCGTTTATTCTTACTCCCAAAAGTCAAGCTTACCAGATTGTTAAACACCGGTAGTATTAGTCCATGTTTAACACATCGAGAGATCACCTGAAATACACACACGCACACGAACTTCAAGAATGtctaaaagctttttttttttaaagttaatagAAGAAAGTGGCAAAACTTACATCAGCAGAATTGGCAGAAAGATGCAGGGTCTTAATGTGGCTTATCCCTGTAAAGAGACCCCATATATTTGGCCTCTTGATCTCTTTAGAATGATAACGAAGGTCCAGCCTAGCTTCGACTAGGGACTTCAAGTTAACTTGTGGATAGCCAGACAGGGCATAATCGGAGTAGTCCAGGAAGACAAGACTTGGGGCATCAAATGAGATCGTCAAAGAGCCAATATCAAAGTTAGAATCGTATTGAACTGTTAGTTTATGGATGGTCCGACTGGATATGCAGTATGGTTGTGCGTAAAAGTCATTGTGACGTACAAAAAGCTCCTCGAGCACGGGACAACCAGGAAGAAGCACGTAACACAGATCTTCATATTCAAAAAAGATAGCATCGATGAAGAGAGTCTTAAGCGCTGGAAGAGACAAATCTGGAGGAAGCTTTCCTAAACTAATCTTGGTTCCCAGTGAAAGCTTAACGAGCGTCTTGCTCGTGTAGAGCGCAGGAGGTAAAAAGATTTCATCGTGAGGAGCTAAACTAACGTGCAGGTCCACTACGCCACGCTCTAAGACATTACATA
This genomic window contains:
- the LOC104788213 gene encoding F-box/LRR-repeat protein At3g60040-like: MDTKELDTGSNDAISWLPHEVLGDILSRVPTKLAASTSVLSRKWRDVFALRDSLDFDDSASLKRNKEGKLERDVILRECFRNFVDRTLALQLQCASLITRFSLRYHVRDDSEMDHVVRWVCNVLERGVVDLHVSLAPHDEIFLPPALYTSKTLVKLSLGTKISLGKLPPDLSLPALKTLFIDAIFFEYEDLCYVLLPGCPVLEELFVRHNDFYAQPYCISSRTIHKLTVQYDSNFDIGSLTISFDAPSLVFLDYSDYALSGYPQVNLKSLVEARLDLRYHSKEIKRPNIWGLFTGISHIKTLHLSANSADVISRCVKHGLILPVFNNLVSLTFGSKNKRGWRLLPQLLKQCPMLETLTIQGLDGHISDVTMHTAKDLEHLKSLLGTQL